One Sporomusaceae bacterium ACPt DNA window includes the following coding sequences:
- the yvcJ gene encoding Nucleotide-binding protein YvcJ — protein MAIDNFRLVIITGMSGAGKSQVVRAMEDLGYFCVDNLPPMLIPKFAELCAQSGGKVSKIALVVDIRGGEFFDTLVQVLEGMEKQGYIYEILFLEASDATIIRRYKETRRRHPMAPHGRISEGINRERDRLEQIRGRATHIIDTSGLATAELRGKITALFAEEREHERMTVTVVSFGFKYGIPLDADMVLDVRFLPNPFYVESLRRKSGQEPLVGEYIWKWPVTQQFMEKLSGLIDFLVPHYVKEGKSQLIIAIGCTGGLHRSVFVAEKMFEYLKGKGFKVNVEHRDIKHNIIE, from the coding sequence ATGGCGATAGATAACTTTCGTCTGGTAATAATTACCGGAATGTCAGGCGCAGGCAAGTCGCAGGTGGTACGGGCGATGGAGGATTTGGGCTATTTTTGTGTTGATAATCTGCCCCCCATGTTAATACCCAAATTTGCTGAGCTGTGCGCTCAGTCCGGGGGGAAAGTTTCTAAGATTGCGCTGGTTGTCGATATTCGCGGCGGCGAGTTTTTTGACACACTTGTCCAGGTGCTCGAAGGTATGGAAAAACAGGGGTATATCTATGAAATATTGTTTTTGGAGGCGTCTGACGCCACTATTATCCGCCGGTACAAGGAAACCAGGCGCCGTCACCCCATGGCGCCGCACGGCAGAATCAGCGAGGGAATTAACCGCGAACGCGACCGGTTGGAACAAATCCGGGGGCGGGCAACCCACATAATTGATACTTCAGGCTTGGCAACAGCAGAGCTTAGAGGAAAGATAACGGCCTTGTTTGCTGAAGAACGCGAACATGAGCGCATGACAGTTACCGTAGTGTCGTTTGGTTTTAAATACGGCATTCCGCTGGATGCCGATATGGTGCTTGATGTCCGCTTTCTTCCGAACCCGTTTTATGTAGAGTCGCTACGCCGTAAAAGCGGCCAGGAACCGTTGGTGGGCGAGTATATTTGGAAATGGCCGGTTACTCAGCAGTTTATGGAGAAACTGTCAGGTCTTATTGATTTTCTTGTTCCCCACTATGTTAAAGAAGGCAAGAGTCAGCTGATTATTGCCATCGGCTGTACCGGCGGTTTGCACCGTTCGGTGTTTGTCGCCGAGAAAATGTTTGAATATCTTAAAGGCAAAGGGTTCAAGGTAAATGTTGAACACAGAGATATAAAACATAACATCATTGAATAG
- the yidA gene encoding Sugar phosphatase YidA — protein sequence MPIKLIALDLDDTLLDSKLAVSPRAHDAIRQAVARGVTVTIATGRMYRSALPYARQLGLDVPLITYNGALIKSSLSEETLFHQPIKTELADQVLSLCRERGWYVQNYVNDELYVRELDEYANYYSRMSGVPAIAVGDRLYDGRQSPTKMLVMAGKEDIGKIYDTFKAVFGPRLSIVTSKPTFIEITDPAANKGRALAFLADKLQVKQEEVMALGDSGNDIEMLKYAGWGVAMGNASAAVKAVARLETLGNDADGVAEAIEKYVLASEG from the coding sequence ATGCCGATAAAACTTATTGCTTTGGACTTGGACGATACGTTGTTAGACAGCAAACTTGCTGTTTCTCCCCGGGCGCACGACGCCATCCGTCAAGCGGTGGCGCGCGGGGTCACTGTAACGATAGCAACCGGGCGCATGTACCGGTCGGCACTGCCGTATGCCAGGCAACTGGGCCTTGATGTGCCGCTGATCACTTATAACGGTGCGCTTATTAAGTCAAGTCTGTCGGAGGAGACGCTGTTTCACCAGCCGATCAAGACAGAGCTGGCCGATCAGGTGCTAAGCCTGTGCCGGGAGCGGGGCTGGTATGTCCAGAACTATGTTAATGATGAATTGTATGTCAGGGAACTTGACGAATATGCCAACTATTATTCCCGCATGTCCGGTGTGCCGGCGATTGCTGTGGGTGACAGGCTGTATGACGGGCGGCAGAGTCCTACCAAAATGCTGGTAATGGCGGGTAAAGAGGATATTGGTAAAATATACGACACTTTTAAAGCCGTGTTTGGCCCGCGGCTTAGTATTGTTACTTCCAAGCCGACTTTTATAGAAATAACCGATCCGGCGGCCAATAAGGGGCGCGCGTTGGCATTTTTGGCCGATAAACTGCAGGTTAAGCAAGAGGAAGTCATGGCCCTTGGCGATAGCGGCAATGATATCGAAATGCTCAAATATGCCGGCTGGGGGGTAGCTATGGGCAATGCCAGCGCGGCGGTTAAAGCGGTTGCCCGGCTTGAAACGCTGGGTAATGATGCCGACGGGGTGGCTGAAGCTATTGAAAAATATGTATTAGCATCGGAAGGGTGA
- the ogt gene encoding Methylated-DNA--protein-cysteine methyltransferase: protein MVKPKALYYKLITTGWGQVAAVWSDGGLWELGFPRPDGKTALADIRAQNIVKLDKGNDAWLWSEQLAQELGTYFRGFPVTFTVPIDWRCYSPFQTAALKYTAAIPYGTTVSYQTVAQAVGSPKAARAVGGAMHSNRTPLVVPCHRVVGSNGSLTGFGGGLDMKKALLLLESQKE, encoded by the coding sequence ATGGTAAAACCAAAAGCGCTTTATTATAAGCTTATCACTACCGGATGGGGGCAGGTTGCCGCGGTGTGGTCTGATGGTGGCTTGTGGGAGCTTGGGTTCCCCCGTCCTGATGGAAAAACTGCACTGGCCGACATTCGTGCCCAAAATATTGTCAAGTTGGATAAAGGAAATGACGCTTGGCTGTGGTCTGAGCAACTGGCGCAAGAGTTAGGGACTTATTTTCGCGGTTTTCCGGTAACTTTCACCGTGCCGATTGATTGGCGGTGTTACAGCCCGTTTCAGACAGCAGCTCTCAAGTATACGGCCGCTATTCCGTACGGAACAACTGTTAGCTACCAGACGGTTGCACAGGCTGTCGGTAGTCCCAAGGCCGCCAGGGCGGTCGGGGGCGCCATGCACAGCAACCGTACGCCACTGGTTGTGCCTTGCCACCGGGTGGTGGGCTCAAACGGCAGCCTCACCGGCTTCGGCGGCGGCCTGGACATGAAAAAAGCACTGCTGTTGCTGGAAAGTCAAAAAGAATAA
- the lldD gene encoding L-lactate dehydrogenase produces MNINSLRTAAREKFRGACRVCPICNGVACAGEVPGMGGLGTGSGFCHNIQALAECRLNLRTVHSVKNPDLSCRIFGIDLAMPVIGAAIGGIALNMNGAVTEEEYADAIVTGCRKAGGIGMTGDGPNPVVFDTGLAAISKEQGWGIPIIKPRETDKVVELAKRAADAGAPAFGMDIDAAALVNMTNAGQPVGPKTIQELEYIKNHTSIPFIVKGIMTPDDAESCWQAGVDAIVVSNHGGRALDHTPGTAEVLPYITEAVKGKMTVLVDGGIRSGADVLKMLALGADAVLLGRPLAIGAVGGGADGVALVLNKIKTELNAAMLLTGTAQVSDVPVEILW; encoded by the coding sequence ATGAATATAAATAGCTTGAGAACTGCTGCTAGAGAGAAGTTTCGCGGGGCGTGCCGGGTTTGCCCGATATGTAACGGGGTGGCCTGCGCCGGTGAAGTTCCGGGAATGGGGGGGCTGGGCACAGGTTCAGGTTTTTGCCACAATATACAAGCTTTGGCCGAATGTCGCCTTAATTTACGAACTGTACATAGTGTGAAAAATCCCGATTTATCCTGCCGCATTTTTGGTATTGATCTTGCAATGCCGGTAATTGGCGCAGCGATCGGGGGAATTGCTTTGAATATGAACGGCGCTGTTACCGAAGAAGAATACGCCGACGCCATTGTTACCGGCTGTCGTAAGGCTGGCGGCATTGGCATGACGGGGGACGGACCCAACCCTGTAGTATTTGACACCGGCTTGGCCGCTATTAGTAAAGAACAAGGATGGGGAATACCTATTATCAAACCGCGCGAAACCGACAAGGTTGTTGAATTGGCCAAGCGGGCCGCCGATGCAGGCGCTCCGGCTTTTGGCATGGACATTGACGCGGCCGCTCTTGTTAATATGACTAATGCCGGACAGCCGGTAGGCCCAAAAACCATTCAAGAACTAGAATACATCAAAAACCATACTAGCATTCCCTTCATTGTTAAAGGAATTATGACGCCTGATGATGCAGAATCCTGCTGGCAGGCCGGCGTGGACGCTATTGTCGTGTCCAATCACGGTGGACGGGCGCTTGATCATACACCGGGCACAGCTGAAGTTTTGCCGTATATTACTGAAGCTGTTAAAGGTAAAATGACAGTGCTGGTGGACGGTGGCATCAGAAGCGGCGCCGATGTACTGAAAATGCTGGCTTTAGGCGCAGATGCCGTACTGCTGGGGCGGCCGCTTGCCATTGGCGCCGTGGGCGGCGGTGCAGACGGCGTAGCCTTGGTTTTAAACAAAATAAAGACTGAACTTAACGCTGCGATGCTGCTGACGGGAACAGCGCAGGTCAGTGATGTGCCGGTGGAAATTTTATGGTAA
- the rd gene encoding Rubredoxin, producing the protein MEQYKCMVCGYIYDPAQGDMDHGVKPGTAFADVSDDWQCPVCGVGKDQFEKI; encoded by the coding sequence GTGGAACAATACAAGTGTATGGTGTGCGGCTATATTTATGATCCGGCTCAGGGCGATATGGACCATGGCGTTAAACCAGGAACCGCGTTTGCGGACGTGTCCGATGACTGGCAATGTCCGGTCTGTGGAGTAGGCAAGGATCAGTTCGAAAAAATTTAA
- the uvrC gene encoding UvrABC system protein C has protein sequence MLPDKPGVYLMKDDKGRIIYVGKAVNLKNRVRSYFQSSRNHSPKVLALVARIADLEYIITASEIEALILECNLIKKHRPKYNISLRDDKTYPYIKITNEDYPRVYATRKVQKDGARYFGPYTSAGAVHETLRLLKSLFPLRSCRNLDAKRPCLEHHIKRCLAPCTGNVDKAAYGEMIKAVSLLLEGRSDAVVKNLKRRMAEAAEKLEFEQAARLRDQLAAVEKVIEKQNIVTGSGDQDAIGLARSAAGTCAQVFFIRSGKMVGRDHFMLAGGEHETDEDILAAFVKQYYSQAAFIPREILLPFELAEQHLLAEWLSSVKGGRVQVETPKRGTKKDLVNMAAGNAATVLEEQAARLEADTDKTAGAAAELGRHLGLPAAPERIECFDISHIQGSETVASMVVFEGGQPNKNEYRRYKLKTVEGKPDDFKSMQEVVGRRYRDALGKGPVPDLIIIDGGKGQLNAALPVIRAAGLIEVPVVGLAKEFEHIFREGISEPLILPRHSQALYLVQRIRDEAHRFAITYHRKLRSKRNMVSVLDHIPGIGSKRRKALWDHFGSLAKIKAAEVEELAAVPGMTTPAAEAVYTFFRTQTL, from the coding sequence TTGTTGCCTGATAAGCCGGGCGTGTACCTGATGAAAGACGATAAAGGCCGGATTATCTATGTCGGCAAAGCCGTCAACCTGAAGAACCGGGTACGCTCTTATTTTCAGTCAAGCCGCAATCATTCGCCCAAAGTGCTGGCGTTGGTGGCGCGCATCGCCGACTTGGAATATATTATTACGGCCTCGGAAATTGAAGCGCTCATCCTGGAATGCAACCTGATAAAAAAGCACCGTCCCAAATACAATATCAGCCTGCGGGACGACAAAACCTATCCGTATATTAAAATCACCAACGAAGACTATCCCCGGGTGTATGCTACCCGCAAAGTGCAAAAAGACGGCGCGCGCTATTTTGGCCCTTACACCAGTGCCGGGGCGGTGCATGAAACACTGCGGCTGTTAAAATCGCTGTTTCCCCTGCGCTCCTGCCGGAATCTTGACGCCAAGCGCCCCTGTCTTGAACACCACATCAAACGGTGTCTGGCACCGTGTACCGGTAATGTTGATAAAGCCGCCTACGGCGAAATGATAAAAGCCGTAAGCCTGCTGCTTGAAGGACGCAGTGATGCCGTTGTAAAAAACTTGAAGCGGCGCATGGCGGAAGCGGCTGAAAAACTGGAGTTTGAGCAAGCGGCCAGATTGCGTGACCAACTGGCTGCCGTTGAAAAGGTCATTGAAAAGCAGAATATTGTGACCGGCAGCGGCGACCAGGACGCTATTGGCTTGGCCCGGTCGGCAGCCGGGACATGTGCTCAGGTATTTTTCATTCGCAGCGGTAAAATGGTGGGGCGGGATCACTTTATGCTGGCCGGTGGCGAGCATGAAACCGACGAAGATATTTTGGCGGCGTTTGTCAAACAGTATTACAGCCAAGCCGCCTTTATTCCCCGGGAAATCCTGCTGCCGTTTGAGCTTGCTGAGCAGCACCTGCTGGCCGAATGGCTAAGCAGTGTCAAAGGCGGCCGGGTGCAAGTTGAAACACCCAAGCGCGGCACAAAAAAAGACTTAGTCAACATGGCCGCCGGTAATGCCGCGACTGTGCTGGAAGAACAAGCCGCCCGGCTTGAAGCCGATACGGACAAGACCGCCGGGGCGGCGGCCGAACTGGGACGGCACCTGGGATTGCCGGCAGCGCCGGAACGGATTGAATGCTTTGATATTTCACATATTCAAGGCTCGGAGACTGTGGCTTCGATGGTCGTGTTCGAAGGGGGCCAACCCAATAAGAACGAATATCGCCGCTATAAGCTTAAAACAGTCGAAGGTAAGCCTGACGACTTTAAATCCATGCAGGAAGTGGTAGGGCGGCGTTACCGTGACGCCTTGGGAAAAGGGCCTGTTCCAGACCTGATTATTATCGACGGGGGCAAAGGCCAATTGAACGCGGCGCTGCCCGTCATCCGCGCTGCCGGCCTTATTGAAGTGCCGGTTGTTGGCTTGGCCAAAGAATTTGAGCATATTTTCCGTGAAGGTATCAGTGAACCGCTCATATTGCCGCGTCATTCCCAAGCGCTCTATCTGGTGCAGCGTATTCGCGACGAAGCTCACCGTTTCGCCATCACTTATCACCGCAAACTGCGCTCCAAGCGCAATATGGTATCGGTGCTTGACCACATCCCCGGCATTGGCAGCAAACGCCGCAAAGCGCTGTGGGACCACTTTGGCAGCCTGGCCAAAATTAAAGCCGCCGAAGTGGAAGAACTTGCTGCCGTTCCAGGCATGACCACACCGGCCGCTGAAGCCGTGTATACATTTTTCCGCACCCAAACGCTTTAG